A portion of the Edaphobacter bradus genome contains these proteins:
- a CDS encoding spinster family MFS transporter, whose amino-acid sequence MSSAAKPTRSPSVAGATTALILLTALNFVNYIDRYILPGVQEQIKGEFRLSDQQIGSLTLWFMVAYMATSPITGWLGDRFPRKPMIVIAALFWSGINFFTASVHSYDSLNLRHAALGIGEASFGVFAPALLADFYPKDQRNRVLTIFNVAIPVGAALGYLVGGTVGEHHGWRMSFIVSAIPGVILALLILFFMKEPARGDKGHDELRSNARAEAEAYSGPLLRWIVYVLAYLKQLKINLGKPAYLASILGYAAVTFSLGGISWWMPSFLQRVGGRSQSNAAFLMGAITVVTGLLGTVTGGVIAQRWSRKTSKALYLVPAISAALAVPPALVCFFGPKSLTIPSLALAVFLIFLGTGPVNAATVNAVRPEIRATALAGQLFIIHALGDAISPRIIGVVSDRSTLNLGLGSTLITLVLAAIIFSLGSRYAPPLHAEEPVAA is encoded by the coding sequence ATGTCCTCCGCGGCCAAACCCACCCGCAGTCCCTCCGTCGCCGGAGCCACCACCGCCCTCATCCTTCTTACCGCCCTCAACTTCGTCAACTACATCGACCGCTACATCCTTCCCGGCGTACAGGAGCAGATCAAAGGCGAGTTCCGCCTCTCCGACCAGCAGATCGGCTCACTCACCCTCTGGTTCATGGTCGCCTACATGGCCACCTCGCCCATCACCGGTTGGCTGGGCGACCGATTCCCGCGCAAGCCCATGATCGTCATCGCCGCGCTCTTCTGGAGCGGCATCAACTTCTTCACCGCCTCGGTCCACTCCTACGACTCGCTCAACCTGCGCCACGCCGCCCTCGGCATCGGCGAAGCCAGCTTCGGAGTCTTCGCCCCAGCGCTGCTCGCCGACTTCTACCCCAAAGATCAGCGCAACCGTGTCCTCACCATCTTTAATGTCGCCATCCCCGTAGGAGCTGCGCTCGGCTACCTCGTAGGAGGCACCGTCGGGGAACACCATGGTTGGCGCATGTCCTTCATCGTCTCCGCCATCCCCGGAGTCATCCTCGCGCTGCTAATCCTCTTCTTCATGAAGGAGCCCGCTCGTGGAGACAAAGGTCACGATGAACTAAGAAGTAACGCACGCGCTGAAGCGGAGGCGTATTCCGGACCGCTACTACGTTGGATTGTTTACGTCCTGGCTTATCTAAAACAGCTGAAGATTAATCTCGGTAAGCCCGCATACCTGGCCTCCATCCTCGGCTACGCGGCCGTCACATTCTCGCTCGGAGGAATCTCCTGGTGGATGCCGTCCTTCCTCCAGCGCGTAGGCGGCCGTTCACAATCCAACGCCGCCTTCCTCATGGGAGCCATCACCGTGGTCACCGGCCTGCTCGGCACCGTCACCGGAGGCGTCATCGCCCAGCGCTGGTCACGAAAGACGTCGAAAGCCCTTTACCTCGTCCCAGCCATCAGCGCCGCCCTCGCCGTCCCACCCGCCTTGGTCTGCTTCTTCGGCCCGAAGTCTCTGACCATCCCCTCACTTGCTCTTGCCGTCTTCCTCATCTTCCTTGGCACGGGCCCCGTGAACGCCGCCACTGTAAACGCGGTTCGTCCTGAGATCCGCGCGACAGCCCTCGCCGGTCAGCTCTTCATCATCCACGCCCTCGGCGACGCCATCTCGCCCCGCATCATCGGAGTCGTCAGCGACCGCTCCACCCTCAACCTCGGCCTCGGCTCCACGCTAATCACCCTCGTGCTCGCCGCCATCATATTCTCCCTCGGCTCCCGCTACGCGCCGCCGCTCCACGCGGAAGAGCCGGTCGCAGCATGA
- a CDS encoding nuclear transport factor 2 family protein, producing the protein MKRKWNSVTIIAALLGATLSTAKVSAQQQKDAQLLRVREAVWRSWFADDTKTLEKLVPPGTIVISAGDKEWKNQAEVFRAAAEFHAKGGKLIRLEFPRTEVQHFGDVAIIYSKYLVETEQEGKRSAISGRATEVFVLRNGQWTNPGWHTDAEK; encoded by the coding sequence ATGAAACGGAAGTGGAACAGCGTCACAATCATCGCGGCCTTGCTCGGGGCAACTCTTAGCACCGCGAAGGTATCTGCCCAGCAGCAAAAGGACGCGCAATTACTGCGTGTGCGTGAAGCCGTCTGGCGCTCATGGTTCGCAGACGACACCAAGACCCTCGAAAAACTAGTGCCGCCCGGAACCATCGTCATCAGTGCTGGTGACAAGGAGTGGAAGAACCAGGCTGAAGTCTTTCGTGCTGCCGCTGAATTTCACGCCAAGGGAGGAAAGCTCATCCGGCTCGAATTCCCCCGCACCGAAGTTCAGCACTTCGGAGATGTCGCGATCATCTACAGCAAATATCTCGTAGAGACTGAGCAGGAGGGCAAGCGCTCAGCCATCTCCGGGCGAGCCACCGAAGTCTTCGTGCTGCGCAACGGCCAGTGGACAAATCCCGGCTGGCACACCGACGCGGAAAAATGA
- a CDS encoding phosphatase PAP2 family protein: MRASEWMQTAFPALLALAAWTTSLTPRLLPRRNQWIVTALAAAAILTVALARHIATVLPADDASILRDWLTVALFLVPYWQTGQFFLGPNPKIQDRLLAFDWWLLPGIAAKSGTERTPIGFFLEMAYLSCYPLVPLGLLAVYAAGLRSQVAGFWLVVLVSTYLCYAVTPFVPAYPPRTLIDPAATTTPSDSANKGRVFNRWILKHGSIHAISFPSAHVASAFAIALFLLRYSPPFGIIFLAIAISISLGAIIGRYHYALDVLLGAATALTVFLASFRYT, encoded by the coding sequence ATGCGAGCTTCCGAGTGGATGCAGACCGCCTTTCCAGCGTTGCTCGCCCTGGCTGCTTGGACCACCAGCCTCACTCCGCGCCTGCTCCCCCGGCGAAACCAGTGGATCGTCACCGCCCTCGCCGCTGCTGCCATCCTGACCGTGGCCCTTGCCCGTCACATCGCTACCGTCCTGCCCGCCGACGACGCTTCGATCCTGCGCGACTGGCTCACCGTTGCACTCTTCCTCGTGCCGTACTGGCAGACTGGCCAGTTCTTCCTCGGGCCAAACCCCAAAATTCAAGATCGCCTTCTCGCCTTCGACTGGTGGCTGTTGCCCGGAATCGCCGCCAAATCAGGCACAGAACGAACCCCGATCGGTTTCTTCCTCGAGATGGCCTACCTCTCCTGCTACCCCCTCGTGCCGCTAGGCCTGCTAGCCGTCTACGCCGCCGGCCTCCGCAGCCAGGTCGCAGGCTTCTGGCTCGTCGTTCTGGTCTCGACCTACCTCTGCTACGCCGTCACCCCTTTCGTGCCCGCCTACCCCCCGCGCACGCTCATCGATCCAGCCGCCACCACAACCCCGTCAGACAGCGCCAACAAAGGACGAGTCTTCAACCGCTGGATTCTCAAGCACGGCAGCATCCACGCCATCTCCTTCCCCAGCGCGCACGTAGCCTCGGCCTTTGCCATCGCGTTATTTCTGCTTCGCTACTCGCCGCCCTTCGGCATCATCTTTCTGGCCATAGCGATCTCAATCTCGCTTGGCGCCATCATCGGCCGGTACCACTACGCTCTGGACGTTCTCCTCGGAGCCGCCACTGCGCTGACTGTCTTCCTGGCCAGCTTCAGATACACATAG
- a CDS encoding SIR2 family NAD-dependent protein deacylase, with protein MRLTPHDRLFVLTGAGISAESGLATFRGSGGLWNGYRVEEVATPEAWQADPLLVWRFYSMRRRDALAVVPNAAHMALAHIEQELGDRFYLCTQNVDDLHERASSCRIHHMHGSLFQSRCIRCNLPFADHSLYETAATLPKCKACGLPVRPHIVWFGEIPLDMDAIYSELDRATVLLVVGTSGSVYPAAGFVHIARQRGIRTIYIGPEEPLNAEAFDEVILGTATEALPPISTRIIPTGRP; from the coding sequence ATGCGTCTTACTCCCCACGACCGCCTCTTCGTCCTCACCGGAGCCGGCATCTCCGCCGAGAGCGGCCTCGCCACCTTTCGCGGATCCGGAGGCCTTTGGAACGGCTACCGCGTTGAAGAGGTCGCTACGCCCGAGGCCTGGCAGGCCGACCCTTTACTCGTCTGGCGCTTCTATTCCATGCGCCGCCGCGACGCTCTCGCCGTTGTACCGAACGCCGCCCACATGGCCCTCGCCCACATCGAGCAGGAGCTAGGCGACCGCTTTTATCTCTGCACCCAGAACGTCGACGATCTCCACGAGCGCGCCAGCTCTTGCCGGATTCACCATATGCACGGAAGCCTGTTCCAGTCACGATGCATCCGCTGCAACCTGCCCTTCGCCGACCACTCCCTCTACGAGACCGCCGCAACCCTGCCGAAATGCAAAGCCTGTGGCTTACCCGTCCGACCGCACATCGTCTGGTTTGGTGAGATCCCATTGGACATGGACGCTATCTACAGTGAACTCGACCGCGCCACCGTCCTTCTCGTCGTCGGCACCTCAGGCTCCGTCTATCCCGCCGCGGGCTTCGTCCACATTGCCCGGCAGCGCGGCATCCGAACCATCTACATCGGCCCTGAAGAGCCACTTAACGCCGAAGCCTTTGACGAAGTAATCCTCGGGACAGCCACCGAAGCGCTCCCCCCAATCAGCACACGGATCATTCCCACCGGGCGGCCATGA
- the gnd gene encoding phosphogluconate dehydrogenase (NAD(+)-dependent, decarboxylating), translating into MQLGMIGLGRMGANMVRRLAAHGHECVVYDRSKQAVADLAKEKGVTGASSIEDTIGKLAPPRPIWLMIPAGVVEQTIAQIAPRLQSDDILVDGGNSYYIDDIRRAKDLADKGIHYVDVGTSGGVWGLERGYCMMIGGPDTAVQRLDPIFKAIAPGVGDIPRTPGWDKLGSTAEQGYLHCGASGAGHFVKMVHNGIEYGMMAAYAEGLGVLKGANIGKHTAEIDAETTPLRDPEHYQYDFNLPAVAEVWRRGSVIASWLLDLTASALVEDGELSKFSGRVSDSGEGRWTVRAGIDEGVPTPVLTTALYERFSSRGDADFSNKLLSAMRYEFGGHLEKPAAK; encoded by the coding sequence ATGCAGCTAGGAATGATAGGTCTCGGCAGAATGGGCGCCAACATGGTACGCCGTCTCGCAGCCCACGGTCACGAGTGCGTCGTCTACGACCGCTCCAAGCAGGCCGTCGCAGATCTCGCCAAAGAGAAGGGAGTCACCGGCGCATCCTCCATCGAGGACACGATCGGCAAACTCGCCCCCCCACGCCCCATCTGGCTCATGATCCCCGCCGGCGTGGTCGAGCAGACGATCGCGCAGATCGCCCCCCGCCTCCAGTCGGACGACATCCTCGTCGACGGCGGCAACTCCTATTACATCGATGACATTCGCCGCGCCAAAGACCTCGCTGACAAAGGCATCCACTACGTCGACGTAGGCACCAGCGGCGGCGTCTGGGGACTCGAGCGCGGCTACTGCATGATGATCGGCGGCCCTGACACTGCCGTCCAGCGCCTCGACCCAATCTTCAAAGCCATCGCGCCCGGCGTCGGAGACATTCCTCGAACCCCCGGCTGGGACAAACTCGGCAGCACCGCAGAGCAGGGCTATCTCCACTGCGGCGCAAGCGGAGCCGGACACTTCGTCAAGATGGTGCACAACGGAATCGAGTACGGCATGATGGCCGCCTACGCCGAAGGCCTGGGCGTCCTCAAAGGCGCCAACATCGGCAAGCACACCGCCGAAATCGACGCCGAAACCACCCCTCTGCGCGACCCCGAGCACTACCAGTACGACTTCAACCTCCCCGCCGTCGCCGAAGTCTGGCGTCGCGGTTCCGTCATCGCCTCGTGGCTGCTTGACCTCACCGCGTCCGCACTCGTCGAAGACGGCGAGCTCTCCAAATTCAGCGGCCGCGTCTCCGACTCCGGTGAAGGCCGCTGGACCGTCAGAGCGGGAATCGACGAAGGCGTACCCACTCCCGTCCTTACGACCGCACTCTACGAGCGCTTCAGCTCGCGCGGCGACGCCGATTTCTCCAACAAACTTCTCTCTGCCATGCGCTACGAGTTTGGCGGCCACCTGGAAAAGCCTGCCGCGAAATAG
- the mgrA gene encoding L-glyceraldehyde 3-phosphate reductase → MTYIADAKRYIDAPFRRCGRSGIVLPPISLGLWQNFGGADVFETARAMVCRAFDRGVTHFDLANNYGPPYGSAEENFGQILRKDLRPYRNELIVSTKAGWDMWPGPYGIGGSRKYLLASLDDSLRRMGLDYVDIFYSHRPSMDVPLEETMGALAQAVRQGKALYVGISSYSPERTRQAAEILRSEGVPLLIHQPSYSLLNRWIEKDLLATLEELGAGCIAFSPLAQGLLTDRYLKGVPQDSRAAVGGSFLKSFLNEQNLDRVRGLNEIARGRGQTLAQMAIAWVLRDARVTSALIGARNVEQLDNSLASVTKLQFTSDELNAIDRYALEAGIDLWKEAREGTG, encoded by the coding sequence ATGACCTACATAGCCGACGCCAAACGATACATCGATGCGCCATTTCGGCGGTGTGGACGATCAGGGATCGTCCTGCCGCCGATATCCCTCGGCCTCTGGCAGAACTTCGGCGGCGCCGACGTCTTCGAGACCGCCCGCGCCATGGTCTGCCGCGCCTTCGACCGTGGCGTCACCCACTTCGACCTCGCCAACAACTACGGTCCACCGTACGGCTCAGCCGAAGAGAACTTCGGCCAAATCCTGCGCAAGGACCTGCGTCCCTACCGCAACGAGCTCATCGTCTCCACTAAGGCAGGGTGGGACATGTGGCCCGGCCCCTACGGTATCGGAGGATCGCGCAAGTACCTCCTCGCCTCGCTCGACGACAGCCTCCGGCGCATGGGCCTCGACTATGTCGACATCTTCTACTCCCACCGTCCCTCGATGGATGTCCCGCTCGAAGAGACCATGGGAGCGCTCGCGCAAGCCGTGCGCCAGGGAAAGGCCCTGTACGTCGGCATCTCCTCCTACAGTCCCGAACGCACCAGGCAAGCCGCCGAGATCCTGCGCAGCGAAGGCGTGCCTCTGCTCATCCATCAGCCGTCCTACTCGCTGCTCAACCGCTGGATCGAAAAAGACCTCCTCGCCACACTAGAAGAACTCGGCGCGGGCTGTATCGCATTCTCTCCGCTCGCCCAGGGGCTCCTCACCGACAGATACCTCAAAGGCGTGCCGCAGGACTCACGCGCCGCCGTCGGAGGCTCCTTCCTGAAGTCCTTCCTCAACGAGCAGAATCTCGACCGCGTTCGCGGACTCAATGAAATCGCCCGCGGCCGCGGACAGACACTGGCCCAGATGGCCATCGCATGGGTGCTGAGAGACGCGCGCGTTACCTCGGCGCTCATCGGCGCGCGCAACGTCGAGCAGCTCGACAACTCGCTCGCTTCCGTTACGAAGCTCCAGTTCACCAGCGACGAGTTGAACGCGATCGACCGCTACGCCCTCGAAGCTGGAATCGATCTCTGGAAGGAAGCCCGCGAAGGAACGGGGTGA
- the eno gene encoding phosphopyruvate hydratase, whose product MTEIVSIHAREILDSRGNPTVEADVVLEGGARGRAAVPSGASTGEHEAVELRDGDKSHYLGKGVLNAVENVESILAPELTGMDAANQRLIDATMISLDGTENKGKIGANAILAVSMAVARASAEALKLPLYRYLGGVNARVLPTPMMNIINGGSHADSNVDFQEFMVMPVGAESFSDALRWGTETFHTLKGVLKKKGYSTAVGDEGGFAPNLKSNAEAIELILEAIELAGYKAGEDISIALDPASSEFFNKETGKYVFKKSDKSEKTSAEMVAFWDSWVRQYPIVSIEDGLDEDDWDGWKLLTRQIGDFVQLVGDDLFVTNTERLQRGIDENVGNSILIKVNQIGTISETLDAIELARRYGYTSIISHRSGETEDTFIADLAVGTNAGQIKTGSASRTDRIAKYNQLLRIEEELGQSAEFFGIESVNFGE is encoded by the coding sequence ATGACCGAGATCGTCTCTATCCACGCGCGCGAAATCCTCGACTCTCGCGGAAACCCCACCGTCGAAGCCGACGTCGTCCTCGAAGGAGGAGCACGCGGCCGCGCCGCCGTTCCCAGCGGGGCCTCGACCGGCGAGCACGAGGCCGTCGAACTCCGTGATGGAGACAAGTCCCACTACCTCGGCAAGGGCGTGCTCAACGCCGTGGAGAACGTCGAGTCCATCCTCGCGCCCGAACTCACGGGCATGGACGCCGCCAACCAGCGCCTCATCGACGCCACCATGATCTCGCTCGATGGCACCGAGAACAAGGGCAAGATCGGAGCCAACGCCATTCTCGCCGTCTCCATGGCCGTCGCCCGCGCCTCTGCGGAGGCCCTCAAGCTCCCGCTGTACCGTTATCTCGGCGGCGTCAACGCCCGCGTTCTACCCACGCCCATGATGAACATCATCAACGGCGGCTCCCACGCCGACTCCAACGTCGACTTCCAGGAGTTCATGGTCATGCCCGTCGGCGCGGAGAGCTTCTCGGATGCATTGCGCTGGGGAACTGAAACCTTCCACACGCTGAAAGGCGTTCTGAAGAAGAAGGGCTACTCGACCGCCGTGGGCGACGAAGGCGGCTTTGCTCCTAACCTCAAGTCCAATGCCGAGGCCATCGAGCTCATTCTCGAAGCAATTGAGCTGGCCGGCTACAAAGCAGGCGAGGACATCTCCATCGCCCTCGACCCCGCCTCCAGCGAGTTTTTCAACAAGGAGACCGGCAAGTACGTCTTCAAGAAGTCCGACAAGTCCGAGAAGACCTCCGCCGAGATGGTCGCCTTCTGGGACTCCTGGGTCCGCCAGTACCCCATCGTCAGCATCGAAGACGGCCTCGACGAAGACGATTGGGACGGCTGGAAGCTCCTCACCAGGCAGATCGGCGACTTCGTCCAGCTCGTCGGCGACGATCTCTTCGTCACCAACACTGAGCGACTTCAGCGGGGAATCGACGAGAACGTCGGCAACTCCATCCTGATCAAGGTCAACCAGATCGGTACGATTTCTGAGACCCTCGACGCAATCGAACTCGCCCGCCGCTATGGCTACACGTCGATCATCAGCCATCGTTCCGGCGAGACTGAGGACACCTTCATCGCCGATCTCGCGGTAGGCACCAACGCCGGCCAGATCAAGACCGGCTCGGCCTCCCGCACCGACCGGATCGCCAAGTACAACCAGCTCCTGCGCATTGAAGAAGAGCTTGGTCAGTCCGCCGAATTCTTCGGCATCGAATCCGTCAACTTCGGCGAGTAG
- a CDS encoding serine/threonine-protein kinase: MKRRIIKQYEIVRKIGTGGSGVVYLANDTLLQRPVVLKLLKRGNLTIEQMRATQLREARLASAIDHPNVCAIYDVGEAPAESGDSEEAYIVMQYIPGKSLDKMISEGPSSLQLVLSAGIQIAEGLSAAHSLGIFHRDLKPANVMLTDGGLIKILDFGLARRLALDQTDFDPSGPATKRGLPPPGATYTARGGTIAYMAPEQFVTGQSSVQSDIFAFGLILYELATGRHPFHRPDAADFQSIRAIQFADPPSIRQIVPDLPVELESVILRCLEKQPSARFAAAADARESLKTIMRSMHLDSALMPGGEALPLLPTQGRLPLDTREEEKRTTGILSMLAERFREPGATAAGNQKSIVVLPFINFGPADVAPLYGYALADAIAARLARMPSLVVRPSSSIPIGAQQLDPLSVGKKLLVNFVLAGNFLRSEQGFDLNWQLLDVPSQSVRTGGSINVASFDLVSVQTEICNEVFSSLQGVGDLQVAHENSNHRASSLAPSLVEELSEEYLQARAVLSSFMSRTGSRDDLDRSRQLFESVTRQNENYAPAWTGLGIAHLQYTRHGLGGQMHLLEARRAFDKALQLDPGSVEANLYRVYMLLSRGEKESARHGIEHLLQTAGNDWNVRLVAGMTLRLDGMYEEALEQFNASLRMNPSDAPTIYNHRARVYQYQNQLELAADEIEKGLTLEPRQPLLRISLGYQQMRAGEPAAAIQTLENVIRDEKSLRIVFPTIALCYVQLGEREKAATFIIDETLAAAEADSEMAYRLATYFALDGDESEALHWLRRAIYLGNENYPWFSKNPNWRKLSGHTDFERILEDLKKSYRRNQKNWKRLLAQVRG, translated from the coding sequence ATGAAGAGGCGCATCATCAAGCAGTACGAGATCGTCCGCAAGATCGGCACGGGTGGCAGCGGCGTGGTCTATCTGGCCAATGACACCCTCCTCCAGCGCCCTGTCGTGCTCAAGCTCCTCAAACGCGGCAATCTCACCATCGAGCAAATGCGCGCCACGCAGCTCCGCGAGGCCCGGCTCGCCTCCGCCATCGACCACCCCAATGTCTGCGCCATCTACGACGTCGGCGAAGCCCCAGCCGAGTCCGGAGACAGCGAAGAAGCCTACATCGTCATGCAGTACATCCCTGGCAAGTCGCTGGACAAGATGATTTCCGAGGGCCCATCCAGCCTGCAGCTCGTCCTCTCCGCCGGCATTCAGATCGCCGAAGGCCTCTCCGCTGCGCACTCTCTCGGCATCTTCCACCGCGACCTCAAGCCTGCCAACGTCATGCTCACCGACGGCGGCCTTATCAAGATTCTCGACTTCGGTCTCGCCCGCCGTCTCGCCCTCGACCAGACTGACTTCGACCCATCCGGCCCAGCCACCAAGCGCGGCCTTCCGCCTCCCGGTGCCACCTACACGGCTCGCGGAGGCACCATCGCTTACATGGCCCCCGAGCAGTTTGTCACCGGACAGTCCAGCGTTCAGTCCGACATCTTCGCCTTCGGCCTCATCCTCTATGAACTCGCCACAGGCCGCCACCCCTTCCATCGTCCCGACGCGGCCGACTTCCAGTCCATCCGCGCCATCCAGTTCGCCGATCCACCATCCATCCGACAGATCGTTCCCGACCTCCCGGTCGAGCTTGAGAGTGTTATCCTTCGCTGCCTCGAAAAGCAGCCCTCCGCCCGCTTCGCCGCTGCGGCCGACGCCCGCGAGTCCCTCAAGACCATCATGCGCTCCATGCATCTCGACTCCGCGCTGATGCCCGGCGGCGAAGCGCTCCCGCTGCTGCCCACCCAGGGTCGTCTCCCGCTCGACACCCGCGAGGAAGAGAAGCGCACCACCGGCATCCTCTCCATGCTCGCCGAGCGCTTCCGTGAGCCCGGTGCCACCGCCGCCGGGAACCAGAAAAGTATCGTCGTACTCCCGTTCATCAACTTCGGCCCGGCCGACGTTGCCCCGCTCTACGGCTACGCTCTGGCCGACGCTATCGCCGCGCGCCTGGCGCGCATGCCCTCGCTCGTCGTCCGTCCTTCCAGCTCCATTCCAATCGGTGCGCAGCAGCTCGATCCTCTCAGCGTGGGCAAGAAGCTCCTCGTTAACTTCGTTCTGGCTGGAAACTTCCTGCGCTCAGAGCAGGGCTTCGACCTTAACTGGCAGCTCCTCGACGTCCCCAGCCAGAGCGTCCGCACCGGAGGCTCCATCAACGTCGCCTCCTTCGACCTCGTCAGCGTCCAGACTGAAATCTGCAACGAGGTCTTCAGCAGCCTGCAGGGCGTGGGCGATTTGCAGGTCGCCCATGAGAACAGCAATCACCGCGCCTCGTCCCTGGCACCCTCACTTGTCGAAGAACTCTCCGAGGAGTACCTCCAGGCCCGCGCCGTCCTCTCCTCCTTTATGAGCCGCACCGGCAGTCGCGACGACCTCGACCGCTCCCGCCAGCTCTTCGAGTCGGTTACCCGCCAGAACGAGAACTATGCCCCCGCCTGGACCGGCCTCGGCATCGCACACCTCCAGTACACTCGTCACGGACTCGGCGGCCAGATGCACCTGCTTGAGGCGCGCCGCGCCTTCGACAAAGCCCTGCAGCTTGATCCCGGCTCCGTCGAGGCCAATCTCTACCGCGTCTACATGCTTCTCTCGCGCGGCGAAAAAGAGTCGGCCCGCCACGGCATCGAGCACCTCCTTCAGACTGCCGGCAACGACTGGAATGTCCGTCTTGTCGCCGGCATGACCCTTCGCCTCGATGGCATGTACGAGGAGGCTCTTGAACAGTTCAATGCGTCGCTGCGCATGAATCCGTCGGACGCTCCGACGATCTACAACCATCGCGCCCGCGTCTATCAGTACCAGAACCAGCTTGAACTGGCCGCCGACGAGATCGAAAAGGGCCTCACTCTTGAGCCCCGCCAGCCCCTGTTGCGAATCTCCCTCGGCTACCAGCAGATGCGCGCTGGCGAGCCTGCCGCTGCCATCCAGACGCTCGAAAACGTTATTCGCGACGAGAAGTCCCTGCGGATCGTCTTCCCAACCATCGCACTCTGCTACGTTCAGCTCGGCGAGCGCGAAAAGGCTGCCACCTTCATCATCGATGAGACACTTGCTGCAGCCGAGGCCGACTCCGAGATGGCATACCGCCTCGCCACCTACTTCGCCCTTGACGGCGACGAGTCAGAGGCCCTCCACTGGCTCCGCCGCGCCATCTATCTCGGCAATGAGAACTACCCCTGGTTCTCAAAGAACCCTAACTGGCGCAAGCTCTCCGGCCACACCGATTTCGAACGCATCCTCGAAGATCTGAAGAAGAGCTACCGCCGCAACCAGAAAAACTGGAAGAGGCTTCTTGCTCAGGTCCGCGGCTAG